One Streptomyces sp. P9-A2 DNA window includes the following coding sequences:
- a CDS encoding DUF5063 domain-containing protein, with the protein MSDATLHAIDRDPDDFSVQIADQVESFLVAVTEVAKGDEPDSAVPFLLLEVSQLLLAGGRLGAHEDIVPDERYEPDPGPEADVDDLRENLARLLEPVDVYSEVFDPYEPRTAPVPARISDDLTDVITDLRHGMVHYRAGRTTEALWWWQFSYFSNWGSTASAALRALQSVVAHVRLNQPLAALDGLDTDQGMGDDTLEIEAGRVMVEEIGEPLGLRPVT; encoded by the coding sequence ATGTCTGACGCCACGCTGCACGCCATCGACCGGGACCCGGACGACTTCTCGGTCCAGATCGCGGATCAGGTCGAGAGCTTCCTGGTCGCCGTCACGGAGGTCGCCAAGGGCGACGAGCCGGACTCGGCGGTCCCCTTCCTCCTGCTGGAGGTCTCCCAGCTCCTGCTGGCCGGCGGCCGGCTGGGCGCGCACGAGGACATCGTCCCCGACGAACGCTACGAGCCCGACCCGGGCCCCGAGGCCGACGTGGACGACCTCCGCGAGAACCTCGCCCGCCTCCTGGAGCCGGTCGACGTCTACTCCGAGGTGTTCGACCCGTACGAGCCCCGTACGGCGCCCGTGCCGGCCCGGATCTCCGACGATCTCACCGACGTCATCACCGATCTCCGCCACGGCATGGTCCACTACCGTGCCGGCCGCACCACGGAAGCCCTGTGGTGGTGGCAGTTCTCCTACTTCTCCAACTGGGGCTCCACCGCCTCCGCCGCCCTGCGCGCCCTGCAGTCCGTCGTGGCCCACGTCCGCCTCAACCAGCCCCTCGCCGCCCTGGACGGCCTCGACACCGACCAGGGCATGGGCGACGACACCCTGGAGATCGAGGCGGGCAGGGTCATGGTCGAGGAAATCGGGGAACCGCTGGGCCTGCGCCCGGTCACATAA
- a CDS encoding SLATT domain-containing protein, whose translation MVQPEMQPEGRPQDGVGEGAAGLRPGDLTGRVFPLGDWGEPAPRLDELYRWVERGALDTAAWYLTERAWKRRCARALRTGAAAGVAAGAALPLLDLTGATDGVAPWGYLSLLLAVVCVAADRFFGVTSGWMRDVATAQAVQRRLQAFQFDWASECVREVLGPAEGTASEAAERCLSVLRRFSEDVSELVRVETADWMMDFRTGASVPPGIQGAPAGTGRPEPDGRPHGRFSSAPGATRPNMPRQRPPEPR comes from the coding sequence GTGGTTCAGCCGGAGATGCAGCCCGAGGGCCGTCCGCAGGACGGGGTCGGCGAGGGGGCGGCCGGGCTGCGGCCGGGTGATCTGACCGGGCGGGTGTTCCCGCTCGGGGACTGGGGCGAACCCGCTCCCCGGCTGGACGAGCTGTACCGGTGGGTGGAGCGCGGGGCGCTGGACACCGCCGCCTGGTATCTCACCGAGCGGGCCTGGAAGCGCCGGTGCGCGCGGGCGCTGCGTACGGGGGCCGCGGCGGGGGTGGCCGCCGGGGCGGCGCTGCCGCTGCTGGATCTGACCGGAGCGACCGACGGTGTCGCCCCCTGGGGGTACCTGTCGCTGCTGCTCGCGGTCGTCTGTGTGGCCGCGGACCGGTTCTTCGGGGTGACCTCCGGCTGGATGCGGGACGTGGCGACCGCGCAGGCCGTGCAGCGGCGGCTGCAGGCGTTCCAGTTCGACTGGGCGTCGGAGTGCGTCCGCGAGGTACTGGGACCGGCCGAGGGCACCGCGAGCGAGGCGGCCGAGCGGTGCCTGTCGGTGCTGCGGCGGTTCTCGGAGGACGTGAGCGAGCTGGTGCGGGTCGAGACGGCGGACTGGATGATGGACTTCCGTACGGGCGCGAGCGTGCCGCCGGGCATCCAGGGGGCGCCGGCGGGCACGGGCCGCCCCGAGCCGGACGGCCGGCCCCACGGCCGCTTCTCGTCCGCGCCCGGGGCCACCCGCCCGAACATGCCCCGGCAGCGGCCGCCGGAGCCGAGGTGA
- the recR gene encoding recombination mediator RecR — protein sequence MYEGVVQDLIDELGRLPGVGPKSAQRIAFHILQAEPTDVRRLAHALMEVKAKVRFCATCGNVAQEELCNICRDTRRDIAVICVVEEPKDVVAVERTREFRGRYHVLGGAISPIDGVGPDDLRIRELLARLADGTVTELILATDPNLEGEATATYLARMIKPMGLKVTRLASGLPVGGDLEYADEVTLGRAFEGRRLLDV from the coding sequence TTGTACGAAGGCGTGGTACAGGACCTCATCGACGAACTCGGGCGGCTGCCCGGCGTCGGTCCCAAGAGCGCCCAGCGGATCGCCTTCCACATCCTCCAGGCGGAGCCGACGGACGTACGGCGTCTCGCCCACGCCCTCATGGAAGTGAAGGCGAAGGTCCGCTTCTGCGCCACCTGCGGCAACGTGGCGCAGGAGGAACTGTGCAACATCTGCCGCGACACCCGCCGCGACATCGCCGTCATCTGTGTCGTGGAGGAGCCCAAGGACGTCGTCGCCGTCGAGCGCACGCGCGAGTTCCGGGGCCGCTACCACGTCCTGGGCGGCGCGATCAGTCCGATCGACGGGGTGGGCCCCGACGACCTGCGCATCCGGGAACTGCTGGCCCGGCTGGCGGACGGCACGGTCACCGAGCTGATCCTGGCCACGGACCCGAATCTGGAGGGCGAGGCCACGGCCACGTACCTCGCCCGCATGATCAAGCCCATGGGGCTGAAGGTCACCCGCCTGGCCAGTGGCCTCCCGGTGGGCGGAGATCTGGAGTACGCGGACGAGGTCACCCTCGGCCGCGCCTTCGAGGGGAGACGACTTCTAGATGTCTGA
- a CDS encoding YbaB/EbfC family nucleoid-associated protein, whose protein sequence is MIPGGGQPNMQQLLQQAQKMQQDLAQAQEELAHMEVDGQAGGGLVTATVTGSGELRALRIDPKAVDPEDTETLADLVVAAVQAANENARNLQQQKLGPLAQGLGGGGIPGLPF, encoded by the coding sequence GTGATCCCCGGTGGTGGCCAGCCCAATATGCAGCAGCTGCTTCAGCAGGCCCAGAAGATGCAGCAGGACCTGGCCCAGGCGCAGGAGGAACTCGCGCACATGGAGGTCGACGGTCAGGCGGGCGGTGGCCTGGTGACGGCCACTGTCACCGGTTCCGGTGAGCTCCGCGCCCTGAGGATCGACCCGAAGGCGGTGGACCCGGAGGACACCGAGACCCTCGCGGACCTCGTCGTCGCGGCCGTCCAGGCGGCCAACGAGAACGCGCGGAACCTCCAGCAGCAGAAGCTCGGCCCGCTGGCTCAGGGGCTGGGCGGCGGCGGCATTCCCGGTCTGCCCTTCTAG